GTCATCGACTACCAGCCACGGGTTGAAGCCGTCGGCACGGATTTGTGCCAGAAGGTCTTCTTTGACTTCCTCGTCCGTGCGGTGATCGGCATCTTCCGGGCGCAGATACATGCCATCAAACGGAATGCCATGTGCCCGAAGCCATGCTTCGGACCGGTGCTGCCACCCGGCCGGGCGGCCCGAACAAATCACAATCGCCTGCCCGGATTGGTGCAAAACGCGCAAAAGCCGTTCGATATCGGCAATCGGGGCGGCTTTATCCATTGCATCGAAAAACGCATCCCAATGCTTTTCCACCCCATGCACCAGATGCCCCAATTCGTCGGCATCGAAATAGGCCAGCGTG
The Thalassospira xiamenensis M-5 = DSM 17429 DNA segment above includes these coding regions:
- a CDS encoding HAD family acid phosphatase — its product is MSHPETIISGSISNPRDAVVFDMDGTLAYFDADELGHLVHGVEKHWDAFFDAMDKAAPIADIERLLRVLHQSGQAIVICSGRPAGWQHRSEAWLRAHGIPFDGMYLRPEDADHRTDEEVKEDLLAQIRADGFNPWLVVDDRKRVVDKWRDMGLTCLQCAPGDF